In a genomic window of Acropora muricata isolate sample 2 chromosome 2, ASM3666990v1, whole genome shotgun sequence:
- the LOC136909369 gene encoding neurocan core protein-like, which translates to MVAVHLKNVAFQIILYALRTVPVNSDGRCIAGAFFLAFDRNIVEEHALGGHVIANVTVKEPIQCFKACRLDCRCISFNYQPSGSKSNCQLNEENRYTALGALQFKAGWNYYDLAIEYGTNSDAPSVDCQNGCCASNPCLNGGTCHERCDFNGKRFFCECGPRATGTLCETKICVLHDWISYQNSCFKLFSESMTWTSAQKSCERINSNLASIHSAEENAVVHNLTKKSGKTAWIGLTNLNSIGLSYEWVDGSNLSFTNWRLKEPSYMYQDTSENCTEILLNGEWNDLNQNRNLTYVCSYTFSP; encoded by the exons ATGGTTGCAGTGCATTTAAAAAATGTCGCctttcaaataattttgtaTGCGCTTCGTACTGTTCCAGTGAACTCCGACGGCAGATGTATTGCTGGGGCGTTCTTTCTCGCTTTTGATAGAAACATTGTAGAGGAACATGCCTTGGGTGGTCATGTGATAGCAAATGTCACAGTTAAGGAACCAATCCAATGCTTCAAAGCCTGTCGTTTGGATTGTCGGTGTATTTCTTTCAACTACCAACCAAGTGGAAGCAAGAGTAACTGTCAACTAAACGAAGAAAACAGATACACCGCTCTGGGCGCCTTACAGTTCAAAGCAGGTTGGAATTACTACGATCTAGCGATCGAATACGGCACAAAC TCTGATGCACCTTCCGTTGACTGCCAAAATGGATGCTGTGCAAGCAATCCTTGCCTCAACGGCGGAACGTGCCACGAGAGATGTGACTTCAATGGCAAACGCTTTTTTTGCGAATGCGGACCAAGAGCAACGGGGACACTTTGTGAAACAA AAATTTGTGTCTTACACGACTGGATTAGCTATCAAAATTCGTGCTTCAAGTTATTTTCCGAAAGCATGACCTGGACCAGCGCGCAGAAATCGTGCGAAAGAATCAACAGCAACCTGGCCTCCATTCACAGTGCTGAGGAAAATGCCGTTGTGCACAACCTTACAAAAAAAAGTGGCAAGACTGCGTGGATTGGTCTGACCAACTTAAACAGCATTGGTCTAAGCTATGAATGGGTGGATGGCTCCAATTTGTCCTTCACAAACTGGAGGCTAAAGGAGCCTTCTTACATGTATCAAGATACATCTGAAAACTGCACTGAGATACTCTTGAATGGAGAGTGGAACGACTTGAATCAGAATCGAAACTTAACGTACGTATGCAGCTACACGTTCAGTCCTTAG